In Pochonia chlamydosporia 170 chromosome 3, whole genome shotgun sequence, the following are encoded in one genomic region:
- a CDS encoding molybdenum cofactor synthesis domain-containing protein (similar to Metarhizium robertsii ARSEF 23 XP_007822570.1): MATPQDRSTRTIHSAACLIIGDEVLGGKTVDTNSAYLAKWCFALGISLKRIEVVEDDESEIMEAVRRMSDRYDFVVTRHDDITYQSIAKAFDLPLKLHDEAFQKMKLLSKPHTLTPNFDWETDSPALQAKLRMVRLPTDESRDLNSQFLFVSDNLWVPISVVNGNIHILPGVPSLFQALLDGMKPFVLPRLVDPEGKGTCRVLISTPLPESAVAAYLTDLATRVGPKGVKVGSYPRWGKKRNTVTLVGRDQAFLDGLVAEVEENVQGRRVTREDEADNL; this comes from the exons ATGGCCACACCTCAGGACAGGAGTACGCGCACGATTCACAGTGCTGCGTGTTTGATTATAGGAGATGAGGTACTTGGCGGAAAG ACTGTGGAT ACCAATTCGGCTTATCTGGCTAAATGGTGCTTTGCACTTGGAATT AGCTTGAAACGTATCGAGGTCGTTGAGGACGATGAAAGCGAAATCATGGAAGCTGTTCGCCGCATGAGTGATCGCTACGATTTTGTCGTCACCAG ACACGACGACATCACGTACCAATCTATTGCCAAAGCATTCGACTTACCACTAAAGTTGCACGATGAGGCTTTCCAGAAAATGAAGCTACTGTCCAAACCACATACGCTCACACCAAACTTTGACTGGGAGACAGACTCTCCAGCCCTACAGGCTAAATTGCGTATGGTGAGACTTCCGACAGACGAAAGTCGAGACTTGAATAGCCAGTTCCTGTTTGTGTCCGACAATCTATGGGTTCCTATTTCCGTTGTTAACGGAAACATTCACATTCTGCCTGGTGTGCCCTCACTCT TCCAGGCATTACTTGACGGAATGAAGCCTTTTGTGCTCCCTAGGCTGGTCGATCCTGAAGGCAAGGGAACTTGCAGAGTCTTGATATCCACCCCACTGCCGGAAAGTGCCGTGGCGGCATATCTCACCGATCTCGCCACCAGGGTTGGGCCCAAGGGCGTCAAAGTCGGAAGCTATCCCAGGTGGGGTAAGAAGCGTAATACGGTCACGCTCGTCGGCAG GGATCAGGCGTTCCTTGACGGTTTAGttgctgaggttgaggagaACGTTCAGGGGCGTCGTGTTACCCGAGAAGACGAAGCTGATAATCTTTGA
- a CDS encoding actin depolymerization factor (similar to Metarhizium acridum CQMa 102 XP_007807697.1), whose amino-acid sequence MASESRLYTFSGETKDHLRKFRLSTSRAKDPQAVIYMIDKNTHEIRQALDDYDEARVYKSLDEIGEDLPDHTPRFVLLSYPLTTSDGRLSVPYVLLYYLPITCNAEMRMLYAGAKELMRSTAEAGGVIDVESVEDLEEIPEKLANK is encoded by the exons ATG GCTTCCGAATCGAGATTATATACCTTCTCCGGCGAAACAAAGGACCATTTGCGCAAGTTTCGACTGAGCACATCAAGAGCCAAGGATCCCCAGGCTGTTATCT ACATGATTGATAAAAATACCCATGAGATCCGACAAGCCCTTGACGATTACGACGAAGCCCGAGTGTACAAGTCTCTCGATGAGATTGGCGAGGATTTGCCTGACCACACACCGCGGTTTGTTCTTTTGAGCTACCCTCTGACAACG TCCGACGGACGGCTCTCAGTACCATATGTGCTGTTGTACTATCTTCCCATAACCTGCAACGCCGAAATGAGAATGCTGTACGCCGGCGCAAAGGAGTTGATGCGAAGCACAGCCGAGGCGGGCGGTGTCATTGATGTTGAGTCGGTGGAAGACCTCGAAGAAATCCCTGAAAAGTTGGCGAACAAATAA
- a CDS encoding protein NBP35 (similar to Aspergillus terreus NIH2624 XP_001211526.1) — protein sequence MAPSLEEPEPVSDVLANPIKQKPQLVAPEPEHCPGPESQQAGQADSCAGCPNQAICASAPKGPDPDIPLISARLENVKHKILVLSGKGGVGKSTFTSLLAHAFATNPDSNVGIMDTDICGPSIPKMMGVEDETIHVSGSGWSPVWVMDNLGVMSIQFMLPNRDDAVIWRGPKKNGLIKQFLKDVEWGDLDFLLVDTPPGTSDEHLSVNSFLKESGIDGAVVVTTPQEVSLLDVRKEIDFCRKAGIRILGLAENMSGFVCPNCKGESQIFRPTTGGGRGLAEEMGIPFLGAVPLDPRIRMACDFGESYFDSFPDSPACLAFKEVVKNVANQLGLDKTSVLPDE from the coding sequence ATGGCCCCATCACTCGAGGAGCCAGAGCCCGTATCCGACGTCCTTGCCAACCCCATCAAGCAAAAACCACAACTCGTCGCTCCGGAGCCGGAGCACTGTCCTGGCCCAGAATCACAACAAGCCGGCCAAGCAGACTCATGTGCCGGCTGTCCTAACCAAGCCATCTGCGCATCAGCTCCCAAGGGCCCCGACCCAGACATCCCTCTAATTTCAGCGCGTCTAGAAAATGTCAAACACAAGATCCTGGTGCTCAGTGGAAAGGGTGGCGTGGGAAAAAGCACATTCACATCTCTCCTAGCGCATGCGTTTGCGACCAACCCAGACAGCAACGTGGGCATCATGGACACGGACATCTGTGGGCCCAGCATCCCCAAGATGATGGGTGTAGAGGACGAGACAATTCATGTCAGTGGATCGGGGTGGTCACCGGTATGGGTTATGGATAATTTGGGCGTAATGAGCATCCAGTTCATGTTGCCGAATCGAGACGACGCTGTCATTTGGAGAGGGCCTAAGAAGAATGGGCTGATCAAGCAATTTCTCAAGGATGTCGAATGGGGGGACTTGGATTTCTTGCTGGTTGACACGCCGCCGGGCACGAGTGACGAGCACCTGAGTGTGAATTCATTCTTGAAAGAGAGTGGTATTGATGGTGCCGTGGTGGTGACTACACCGCAGGAAGTGTCGTTGCTGGATGTCAGGAAGGAGATTGATTTCTGTCGCAAGGCGGGCATCAGAATACTAGGACTGGCGGAGAACATGAGCGGCTTCGTATGTCCCAACTGTAAAGGCGAGAGTCAAATATTCCGGCCCACGACCGGCGGTGGGAGGGGTTTAGCAGAGGAGATGGGGATTCCGTTCCTCGGCGCAGTGCCTCTGGATCCGAGGATTAGAATGGCCTGCGACTTTGGAGAGAGTTACTTTGATTCATTCCCGGACAGTCCGGCCTGTTTGGCGTTTAAAGAGGTGGTGAAGAATGTGGCGAATCAACTTGGGTTGGATAAGACGAGTGTATTACCTGATGAATAG
- a CDS encoding deoxyhypusine hydroxylase (similar to Metarhizium acridum CQMa 102 XP_007807699.1) → MADATVKSLRETLCSESTPLAVRFRALFSLKHVAKHGEPDTALAAIEAIAAAFASPSALLKHELAYCLGQTGNDAAIKPLRDVLSDLNEDPMCRHEAAEALGAFGKPENLEVLKYFRDREGEEVVVTETCEIAIDRIEWENSEKRKQEKLRQSDFASIDPAPPMPESEKTVEELGKQLMDTTQPLFMRYRAMFGLRDLASPPDCPTAVPAVLALATGFADTSALFRHEIAFVFGQLSHPASIPALTAALSNFEEASMVRHEAAEALGSLGDEEGVEETLKRFLHDKEKVVRESVIVALDMAEYEQSGNAEYALIPETASASA, encoded by the exons ATGGCTGACGCTACTGTGAAAAGCTTACGGGAGACCCTTTGCTCCGAATCGACCCCGCTGGCCGTTCGATTTCGCGCCCTCTTCTCGCTGAAGCATGTTGCGAAGCATGGCGAACCCGATACTGCCCTTGCCGCTATCGAGGCTATCGCAGCCGCGTTTGCTTCGCCATCTGCCTTGCTGAAGCACGAGCTGGCTTATTGCCTGGGACAGACTGGCAACGATGCTGCGATTAAGCCCTTGCGAGATGTCCTTTCCGACTTAAACGAAGACCCGATGTGCAGACACGAAGCCGCTGAAGCGCTGGGGGCGTTTGGCAAGCCTGAGAATCTGGAAGTGCTGAAATATTTTCGGGACCGTGAAGGCGAAGAAGTTGTTGTCACTGAGACATGCGAAATTGCCATTGATCGGATAGAGTGGGAAAATTCGGAGAAGCGCAAACAAGAGAAGCTACGACAGAG CGACTTCGCTTCCATTGACCCAGCGCCACCTATGCCCGAATCCGAGAAGACGGTCGAAGAGTTGGGCAAGCAGCTCATGGATACAACACAGCCTCTTTTTATGCGATACCGCGCCATGTTCGGCTTGCGCGACCTTGCTTCCCCTCCTGACTGTCCTACCGCTGTTCCTGCAGTGCTTGCCCTTGCAACAGGATTCGCCGATACTTCTGCTCTGTTTCGCCACGAAATTGCTTTCGTTTTCGGCCAGCTGTCACACCCGGCCTCTATCCCTGCTCTTACGGCGGCGTTGAGCAATTTTGAGGAAGCTAGTATGGTTCGTCacgaggctgctgaagcGCTTGGTAGTCTCGGAGACGAAGAGGGTGTCGAGGAGACTCTTAAGCGATTTCTTCACGACAAAGAAAAGGTTGTTCGAGAAAGTGTTATTGTCGCATTGGATATGGCAGAGTATGAGCAAAGTGGTAACGCCGAATATGCCCTGATACCAGAAACTGCAAGTGCTTCTGCATAA
- a CDS encoding sister chromatid cohesion protein Mis4 (similar to Coccidioides immitis RS XP_001246978.1), giving the protein MAHYNTNGPKNGVKSVQGPGEHNNGISRPFTLQESLPYSPQTSTVPFLPDIIPDPSVGSGSPSLRISDLFPTQDFDRVNQEAANQPNGAKNLKQTVDHVLHDLKPSKRTQYKFPSVPNGAPSSSTSSHRRSISQSLSPIAKAVYERVGSFFKATKPNTSSPKVVNGEFDRFSKAAADSVSQSPTITVQPQTPARITTDNNKAKFEVAIPTKSTFDRSEYADVSAADPTDQNIITPHDQLIVEAQQYSQSNLLKAKTSIVVNSSGLSIELPTTGTSRDDYQELKVAPDAPENLSVRRKERQNFDDGQGLIGSSLDQRQRGEAAVDAVDALMRQVFSAVGGALAMEPGLEHIVTLTTDQEAAMTATTQQKMHTAIQKVINLKSFNNVPLENLLRVMKLSEASLKQADGLDIRVDESWDETAVESWVQQLSEVETALKAARTTLRIMSGCREDKQLYSEAAINKCVNIFKAVTEDIVMPLVELRNSGSSAGLFKLVQKHKKAVASIFVCCQKLSALLADLITKIELSESVINTLEFTASKLIFVENAYFEKDSAIGMQKFDGIRSVAMDMLCQIFLIKPEQRQGIIDDILTSLEKLPVGKLSSRQFKLADGGSIQPVSALLMRLVQASSGRVGSGNGSGQGSNIRAMDVDNLAEDDEDDRPLKRNQATATILSEEQGAQQPAVAIQELEAIAAPLNDAAARNASYVINFIVKRAMGSTKSGDTPYRNLLDLFVDDFTTCLDLPDWPSAELLLRLLMVMMVQLFEAPKTAAPAKNMALELLGTMSAAISRLRSHVKKVASTFINSDAGEYSQYLSELATHCLEQRCPMDNIIAWAGPYRGSLEYLQERSADDPHLSSAVSFLISDWATRIHTTYDSTQEEDSQRDRELGRSAFRLRMMIEDRQWLASEYTFKSVTNNQAKFAFSILLLRSPFCESFGKILNILLSSMASDQATVRSKSLKSVNQVLETDPSILDGDSTVIQLILDCASDSSTQVRDSALGLLGSCIGMRPVLEASLTPKIIDRFQDAGVGVRKRAMKLARDIYLRNRGKNLRSAIANGLLRRIQDPDEGVRDLARQMIEEVWFAPFYTGENTASFETSLTEHVSLVIQTVKAGTVTEILDKVFQTILKPGNKSLEGPFGVCSRLVGIMFGLIDNPDSEDATVPSGRDALQVLTIFAKADPKLFNFEQIKLLKTQLASFTGADELAAFRAVTVIYKRVLPQLPNVHTEFLAEVRLQLLKGIGKISSRGALDDLIACAHTVCELLKDFAPLGNLVASSLMGIQRLSKSPLDPKRLNHVAAYSIIVGSVAKHCDLDKQAHIFRDKFPGWKGDSVPKLIVDILSPFSSPQQPLDARKASIEAIGLVCQSWPRNYVLVKVYTAFQQVFQDKIPILETMILRSFKEFLVTEERRSEAAAEAPKEKKKELTVMGGTNFDDVASATTQRFLKDISRIALSSQDEHAFLAMEVLGSINRQGLTHPKETGVTLITLETSANRKIAELAFMEHRSLHEKHETVLEREYVKAVQSAYNYQRDIVKDSHGATMDPFQSKLHLLMEVLKISKMKNRQRFLEKFVGQADFDLAKLNVKADMPHQVDFARFIAENLAFFEYHSIGELQTTVNTIEKMVASTGATVAQAIESEVFNVRMDVDQREQTQKPLEGDGAITVALIDGNPSDMAPPAAPAPALSVEPQRLRQLTAGSIILLSLWEVRTHLRRLFGMGTNRHDSRAKALAKDLNKTPLKVQGVHGERVWEEIVSHMNGLSNQESMVQKCKAFVELMNVDKEFKVAEEDDEMAMNGPGTPSEGEDDDDGGDRGRKRKATGTPGGRKKRARSGSQTRKRGRPRKQSADQSDDGEFDGDWI; this is encoded by the exons ATGGCGCATTACAATACGAACGGCCCTAAGAACGGGGTTAAATCTGTTCAAGGGCCTGGAGAACACAACAACGGCATCTCGCGACCGTTCACGCTGCAGGAGTCGTTGCCTTATTCACCACAGACATCTACTGTGCCTTTTCTACCTG ATATCATTCCGGATCCAAGTGTTGGATCCGGATCACCGTCACTTCGAATCTCGGACCTGTTCCCTACCCAAGACTTCGACAGAGTGAACCAGGAAGCTGCGAACCAGCCGAACGGGGCAAAGAATTTAAAGCAAACAGTTGATCATGTCTTGCACGATTTGAAACCGTCAAAGCGAACTCAATA TAAATTTCCTTCCGTGCCTAATGGAGCCCCGTCAAGCTCGACATCATCGCATCGCAGAAGCATATCCCAAAGCCTGTCGCCCATAGCCAAAGCGGTCTACGAGCGAGTAGGCAGTTTCTTCAAAGCTACAAAGCCAAATACAAGCAGCCCCAAAGTGGTGAACGGGGAATTCGACCGGTTTTCGAAGGCAGCTGCAGACTCAGTATCCCAGAGCCCAACAATTACTGTACAGCCGCAGACTCCCGCGAGAATCACTAcagacaacaacaaagccaagtttGAAGTTGCCATACCTACGAAAAGCACGTTTGATCGATCGGAGTATGCCGATGTTTCGGCGGCTGATCCCACTGATCAGAACATAATCACACCACACGACCAATTAATCGTTGAAGCACAGCAGTACAGCCAGTCAAATCTACTAAAAGCAAAGACTTCTATTGTTGTCAACAGCAGTGGCCTTAGTATTGAACTACCTACGACTGGAACCAGTAGAGACGACTATCAGGAGTTAAAGGTTGCGCCAGATGCACCTGAAAATCTCTCAGTTAGGAGGAAAGAGAGGCAGAATTTCGATGACGGTCAAGGTCTTATCGGTTCAAGCCTTGACCAACGACAGCGAGGAGAGGCTGCAGTTGACGCTGTCGACGCCCTCATGCGGCAAGTCTTCTCGGCAGTGGGCGGCGCCCTGGCTATGGAACCTGGTTTGGAACATATTGTGACCCTGACGACggatcaagaagctgcaatGACGGCCACAACTCAACAGAAAATGCACACCGCTATTCAAAAAGTTATTAACTTGAAGAGTTTCAACAATGTTCCCCTTGAGAACCTTCTTCGAGTTATGAAGCTGAGCGAGGCTAGTTTGAAGCAGGctgatggccttgacattcGTGTTGACGAGAGCTGGGATGAAACGGCTGTGGAATCGTGGGTTCAGCAACTCAGTGAAGTGGAAACTGCTTTGAAAGCTGCAAGGACAACCCTACGAATAATGTCTGGATGCAGAGAAGACAAGCAGTTGTATTCAGAGGCGGCCATTAATAAATGCGTCAACATATTCAAGGCTGTGACTGAGGACATTGTCATGCCTCTGGTCGAGCTGCGCAATTCCGGCAGCTCCGCAGGCCTTTTCAAGCTTGTGCAGAAGCACAAAAAAGCAGTCGCCTCGATATTTGTCTGCTGTCAGAAACTCTCTGCACTTCTCGCGGATCTTATCACCAAGATTGAGCTATCAGAGTCGGTCATCAATACTCTCGAATTCACTGCGTCCAAATTGATTTTTGTCGAGAATGCCTACTTTGAGAAAGATTCCGCTATTGGAATGCAGAAATTTGATGGAATTAGATCGGTTGCCATGGATATGCTTTGTCAAATCTTTTTGATCAAACCGGAACAAAGACAAGGCATCATAGATGATATTCTGACCTCATTGGAAAAACTCCCTGTGGGCAAACTGAGTTCAAGACAGTTTAAATTGGCTGATGGTGGCAGCATTCAGCCAGTTTCAGCGCTTCTTATGCGACTCGTTCAAGCCAGTTCTGGTCGGGTCGGAagcggcaatggcagcggGCAAGGCTCCAACATTCGAGCCATGGATGTCGACAACTTGGctgaggacgacgaagacgatcGTCCACTTAAGAGGAACCAAGCTACCGCCACTATTTTGAGCGAGGAACAAGGCGCCCAGCAGCCCGCGGTGGCCATACAAGAACTGGAAGCCATTGCAGCGCCATTGAACGATGCCGCTGCTCGAAATGCTTCCTATGTCATCAATTTTATTGTCAAGCGGGCCATGGGCTCAACGAAGTCTGGCGACACCCCCTATCGCAACCTACTGGACCTTTTTGTAGACGACTTCACGACTTGTCTTGACTTACCGGACTGGCCTTCTGCAGAGCTCCTCTTGCGCTTGCTCATGGTTATGATGGTGCAGCTTTTTGAAGCACCGAAAACAGCAGCGCCGGCGAAGAACATGGCTCTGGAGCTGCTCGGAACTATGAGTGCTGCTATATCGCGTCTTCGGTCACACGTGAAGAAAGTTGCAAGTACATTTATCAACAGCGATGCTGGGGAATACTCACAGTATCTGTCAGAGCTGGCGACTCATTGCCTTGAACAGCGGTGTCCAATGGATAACATTATTGCCTGGGCCGGTCCTTATCGTGGGTCTCTCGAATATCTACAGGAACGAAGTGCCGATGACCCTCACCTATCAAGCGCAGTATCTTTCTTGATTTCCGATTGGGCAACTAGGATTCATACTACATATGACAGtacacaagaagaagattcACAGCGAGACCGAGAGCTAGGCCGGTCGGCGTTCCGCCTGCGAATGATGATAGAAGATCGGCAATGGCTCGCAAGCGAGTATACATTTAAGTCGGTAACGAATAACCAGGCGAAGTTTGCCTTTTCGATTCTTTTGTTACGATCACCGTTTTGTGAATCGTTTGGCAAGATCCTCAACATTCTCCTCAGCTCAATGGCAAGCGACCAAGCGACAGTCCGCAgcaagagcttgaagagTGTCAATCAGGTGCTTGAGACGGACCCGTCTATCTTAGATGGCGATTCAACCGTTATTCAGCTCATCTTGGATTGTGCCAGTGACTCCTCTACTCAAGTTAGAGATTCAGCTCTAGGCTTACTGGGAAGCTGTATAGGAATGCGCCCGGTCTTGGAAGCGTCACTTACACCCAAGATCATTGACCGGTTTCAGGATGCCGGCGTGGGTGTGCGAAAGCGAGCAATGAAGCTGGCTCGCGATATATACTTGCGGAATCGAGGCAAAAACCTACGCAGCGCGATTGCTAATGGTCTGCTCCGCCGCATTCAAGACCCTGATGAGGGTGTTCGGGATCTCGCCCGCCAAATGATTGAAGAAGTATGGTTTGCGCCGTTCTACACTGGTGAGAACACTGCAAGTTTCGAAACCTCCCTCACCGAACATGTGTCACTGGTCATTCAAACAGTAAAGGCAGGTACTGTAACGGAGATCTTGGATAAGGTGTTCCAGACTATTCTCAAACCCGGCAATAAATCTCTCGAGGGGCCGTTTGGTGTCTGTTCGAGACTTGTCGGTATCATGTTTGGCTTGATTGATAATCCCGATTCGGAAGACGCTACCGTGCCATCCGGTCGCGATGCGCTGCAGGTTCTTACCATTTTCGCGAAAGCCGACCCAAAGCTGTTCAACTTTGAGCAGATCAAGCTTCTCAAGACACAGCTTGCCAGTTTTACAGGTGCAGACGAACTCGCCGCATTCCGAGCTGTTACGGTAATCTACAAAAGAGTACTACCACAGCTGCCAAACGTTCACACTGAATTCTTGGCCGAGGTGCGATTGCAGCTGCTTAAAGGCATTGGTAAAATCTCTTCACGCGGAGCGTTGGATGACTTGATTGCCTGTGCACACACTGTATGCGAACTACTCAAAGACTTCGCACCCCTGGGGAATCTCGTTGCGTCAAGCTTGATGGGAATCCAAAGGCTGAGCAAGTCGCCTTTGGACCCCAAACGACTCAACCATGTGGCCGCTTATTCAATCATTGTAGGCAGTGTTGCAAAGCATTGTGATTTGGACAAGCAGGCGCACATCTTCCGAGACAAGTTTCCCGGCTGGAAGGGAGACTCGGTTCCAAAGCTAATTGTCGACATTCTCTCACCATTTTCCTCACCACAACAGCCACTGGATGCTCGAAAAGCAtcaattgaagccattggACTCGTTTGTCAGTCTTGGCCTCGCAATTACGTACTCGTCAAAGTTTACACGGCATTTCAACAAGTATTCCAGGACAAGATCCCCATTCTTGAGACCATGATTCTGAGATCTTTCAAAGAATTTCTTGTCACAGAGGAGAGGCGCTctgaagctgctgccgaAGCTccaaaggaaaagaagaaggagctGACAGTAATGGGAGGCACCaattttgatgatgttgccagTGCAACCACACAGCGCTTTCTGAAAGATATTAGTCGAATTGCCttgtcaagtcaagatgaGCATGCATTCTTGGCTATGGAAGTTCTGGGAAGCATCAATCGCCAAGGTTTAACCCACCCCAAAGAGACTGGCGTCACGTTAATAACCCTGGAGACATCCGCAAACAGGAAAATAGCGGAACTGGCTTTCATGGAGCACCGATCCCTGCACGAGAAACATGAGACAGTCCTGGAGAGAGAGTATGTCAAGGCTGTGCAATCCGCGTACAATTATCAGCGAGATATTGTCAAGGACTCGCATGGGGCGACCATGGATCCCTTCCAGTCGAAGCTTCACCTACTTATGGAGGTATTGAAGATTAGCAAGATGAAGAATCGCCAACGATTTTTGGAAAAATTCGTCGGACAGGCAGACTTTGATCTGGCGAAGCTGAATGTCAAAGCCGACATGCCACATCAGGTGGACTTTGCTCGATTCATTGCTGAAAACCTTGCTTTTTTCGAGTACCATTCGATTGGAGAGTTGCAGACTACAGTCAATACGATTGAAAAGATGGTAGCAAGCACTGGCGCGACTGTCGCCCAAGCGATTGAATCCGAAGTGTTCAATGTGCGCATGGATGTCGATCAGCGAGAGCAGACTCAAAAGCCGTTGGAAGGAGATGGAGCTATTACTGTTGCACTGATTGATGGAAATCCGTCTGACATGGCACCTCCAGCCgcgccagcgccagctcTCTCAGTAGAACCACAACGCTTGCGACAACTGACAGCTGGATCTATTATCTTGCTTTCCCTTTGGGAGGTGCGGACTCATCTGCGCAGACTCTTTGGTATGGGTACGAACCGACATGATAGCCGTGCCAAGGCTTTAGCAAAGGACCTCAACAAGACACCACTAAAGGTGCAAGGTGTGCACGGCGAGAGGGTGTGGGAAGAAATTGTATCACACATGAACGGGCTCTCAAACCAGGAGAGCATGGTACAAAAATGCAAAGCATTTGTGGAACTGATGAATGTGGACAAGGAGTTCAaggtggcggaggaggacgatgaaatggCCATGAATGGCCCAGGAACTCCAAGTGAAggcgaggatgacgacgacggagGTGATAGAGGCCGCAAGAGAAAGGCTACGGGAACTCCAGGCGGACGCAAAAAGAGAGCACGGTCAGGCTCGCAGACACGCAAGAGAGGTCGACCACGCAAGCAAAGCGCGGACCAAAGCGACGATGGGGAATTTGACGGAGATTGGATCTAG
- a CDS encoding calcium-proton exchanger (similar to Magnaporthe oryzae 70-15 XP_003719671.1), with protein MVVNHFRNKRAAHNINRSSADQWNPFRHVSWKKGDERRRDTWGGPELEAQTGQGVEDQGDELTHAVTAPNPSSGMPRDASNTDTITASGKDSDEATRTKSVDNATEHLAPTQSIGDDKTGGLRNRKPEDDAEKVGGNSISAADDNGKSKKKEKTGIINWHLKPKEPFTVANQLQRTFLNSWINILILAAPVGIALNYVHSVNRIAVFVINFIAIIPLAAMLSFATEEVALRTGETLGGLINATFGNAVELIVAVIALKDDQIAIVQTSLIGSILSNLLLVMGFCFFFGGLRRQEQHFNHTVAQTAASLLALAAASVIVPSVFDVATDIEQDKIAKLSRGTSVILLIVYIAYLIFQLHTHQEVFNEESQKVPAKPWSRTVGSGAIKQGLAMPGTLMGHAVPDQNENQRLSKMLMNPMSLDHDEDEGEEPQLNFFVAIATLTVSTVIIAFCAESMVGSIDAVTKDGGLTQEFVGLILLPIVGNAAEHATAVTVAMKDKMDLAIGVAVGSSMQVALFLIPLLVVIGWGMDKVYMDLSFDIFQVAVMFVAVLLTNYLIGDGKSHWLEGFLLICLWAIIAVCSFWYPNANLDAANGGKPV; from the exons ATGGTAGTCAATCATTTCAGGAACAAGCGTGCAGCGCATAACATCAATCGCTCAAGCGCCGACCAATGGAATCCTTTTCGACATGTTTCATGGAAAAAGGGCGATGAACGACGACGGGATACGTGGGGAGGCCCAGAACTCGAGGCACAAACAGGCCAAGGCGTAGAAGACCAAGGCGATGAGCTGACCCATGCCGTTACGGCACCGAATCCCAGCAGCGGCATGCCAAGAGATGCCTCCAATACAGACACCATCACTGCCTCTGGAAAGGATAGCGACGAAGCGACGAGGACCAAAAGCGTCGATAACGCAACGGAGCACTTAGCACCAACACAATCCATCGGAGATGACAAAACAGGTGGTCTACGAAACCGAAAGCCCGAGGACGACGCCGAAAAAGTTGGAGGCAACTCGATATCTGCCGCAGACGATAATGGaaagtcgaagaagaaggaaaagacaGGCATAATTAACTGGCATCTTAAGCCGAAGGAGCCTTTTACCGTGGCGAACCAGCTGCAGCGAACGTTTTTGAACTCTTGGATCAACATTTTGATTCTGGCTGCCCCCGTTGGCATTGCCTTGAATTATGTTCACTCGGTTAATCGCATTGCGGTCTTTGTTATCAACTTCATTGCCATTATTCCGCTAGCCGCTATGCTTAGTTTTGCTACAGAAGAGGTGGCCCTACGAACTGGCGAAACTCTTGGAGGTCTCATCAATGCTACTTTTGGAAATGCGGTCGAACTCATCGTTGCCGTCATTGCCCTGAAAGATGATCAGATCGCTATTGTTCAAACGTCCCTTATTGGATCCATTCTTTCCAACTTGCTCCTTGTCATGGGATTCTGCTTCTTTTTCGGTGGCTtgcgacgacaagaacaacacTTCAACCACACTGTTGCTCAAACCGCAGCGtctcttcttgccctcgcGGCTGCATCGGTTATTGTCCCATCGGTCTTCGACGTTGCTACAGATATTGAACAGGACAAAATTGCCAAGCTCTCTCGCGGTACCTCGGTCATTCTTCTCATTGTCTACATCGCCTATCTCATTTTTCAACTTCACACCCACCAGGAGGTCTTTAATGAAGAGAGCCAGAAGGTCCCTGCGAAGCCTTGGTCACGCACCGTTGGATCAGGCGCCATCAAGCAGGGCCTGGCCATGCCCGGCACACTTATGGGTCATGCTGTCCCTGACCAGAACGAGAACCAGAGACTATCGAAGATGCTCATGAACCCTATGAGCCTGGAtcatgatgaggatgaaggcgaggaaCCTCAGCTGAACTTCTTTGTTGCTATTGCCACCTTGACTGTTTCTACAGTGATTATTGCGTTCTGCGCTGAATCCATGGTTGGTTCCATTGACGCCGTGACGAAGGATGGAGGCTTAACCCAGGAATTTGTTGGGTTAATTTTGCTCCCCATTGTCGGAAACGCTGCGGAACACGCAACGGCTGTCACGGTTGCTATGAAGGACAAGATGGATCTTGCTATTGGTGTTGCGGTTGGCTCAAGCATGCAAGTTGCACTGTTTTTGATCCCACTCCTCGTTGTCATTGGCTGGGGCATGGACAAGGTGTACATGGATCTGAGCTTTGACATTTTCCAAGTTGCCGTCATGTTTGTCGCAGTGTTGTTGACTAATTACCTGATTGGTGACGGCAAGAGTCATTGGCTGGAAGGCTTTCTGCTCATCTGCCTCTGGGCCATCATTGCCGTCTGCTCATTCT GGTATCCAAATGCAAATCTCGACGCGGCAAACGGTGGTAAACCCGTATAA